In a genomic window of Oreochromis aureus strain Israel breed Guangdong linkage group 13, ZZ_aureus, whole genome shotgun sequence:
- the cutc gene encoding copper homeostasis protein cutC homolog isoform X1, translating into MAECFLMEVCVDSVESAVNAERGGAGRLELCSSLLEGGLTPSLGLLHVVKQYVKIPIYVMIRPRGGDFLYSDLEVEVMRKDIELMKSQGADGLVLGALTEDGRVDAELCMELLAAARPLPVTFHRAFDMVHDPAVALEALISLGFERVLTSGCDSSALEGLPLIKRLVDQAKGRIIIMPGGGITERNLQRILEGSGAQEFHCSARSSRESAMKFRNTCVSMGASFSAPEYGLKVADVSKVRTLNAIAKNTL; encoded by the exons TTTTAATGGAGGTGTGCGTGGACTCGGTGGAGTCTGCTGTCAATGCTGAACGAGGAG GTGCAGGTCGACTTGAGCTGTGCTCTAGTCTTCTGGAGGGTGGGCTCACTCCGAGTCTAG GTCTGCTACATGTAGTGAAGCAGTATGTCAAAATTCCCATCTATGTAATGATACGCCCTCGTGGGGGCGACTTCCTGTACTCCGACCTGGAAGTGGAGGTGATGAGGAAGGACATAGAGCTTATGAAGAGCCAAGGAGCCGATGGACTAGTTCTGGGTGCCTTGACAGAAGATGGACGGGTGGATGCAGAGCTCTGCATGGAGTTATTGG CTGCTGCCCGTCCCTTGCCTGTCACCTTCCACCGAG CTTTTGACATGGTTCATGACCCAGCAGTAGCTCTGGAGGCGCTGATATCGTTAGGGTTCGAGCGTGTGTTGACTAGTGGCTGTGACAGCTCCGCTTTGGAGGGACTGCCTCTCATTAAACGGCTTGTTGATCAA GCTAAGGGCAGAATTATCATAATGCCAG GAGGAGGTATCACAGAAAGGAACCTGCAGAGAATATTAGAGGGGTCAGGGGCTCAAGAGTTTCACTGCTCAGCCCGCTCCAGCCGGGAATCTGCAATGAAGTTCAG GAACACCTGCGTCTCAATGGGAGCTTCTTTCTCAGCACCTGAGTACGGCCTGAAGGTGGCAGATGTGAGCAAAGTCCGAACTCTAAACGCAATAGCCAAAAATACCTTGTGA
- the cutc gene encoding copper homeostasis protein cutC homolog isoform X2 → MAECFLMEVCVDSVESAVNAERGGAGRLELCSSLLEGGLTPSLGLLHVVKQYVKIPIYVMIRPRGGDFLYSDLEVEVMRKDIELMKSQGADGLVLGALTEDGRVDAELCMELLAAARPLPVTFHRVALEALISLGFERVLTSGCDSSALEGLPLIKRLVDQAKGRIIIMPGGGITERNLQRILEGSGAQEFHCSARSSRESAMKFRNTCVSMGASFSAPEYGLKVADVSKVRTLNAIAKNTL, encoded by the exons TTTTAATGGAGGTGTGCGTGGACTCGGTGGAGTCTGCTGTCAATGCTGAACGAGGAG GTGCAGGTCGACTTGAGCTGTGCTCTAGTCTTCTGGAGGGTGGGCTCACTCCGAGTCTAG GTCTGCTACATGTAGTGAAGCAGTATGTCAAAATTCCCATCTATGTAATGATACGCCCTCGTGGGGGCGACTTCCTGTACTCCGACCTGGAAGTGGAGGTGATGAGGAAGGACATAGAGCTTATGAAGAGCCAAGGAGCCGATGGACTAGTTCTGGGTGCCTTGACAGAAGATGGACGGGTGGATGCAGAGCTCTGCATGGAGTTATTGG CTGCTGCCCGTCCCTTGCCTGTCACCTTCCACCGAG TAGCTCTGGAGGCGCTGATATCGTTAGGGTTCGAGCGTGTGTTGACTAGTGGCTGTGACAGCTCCGCTTTGGAGGGACTGCCTCTCATTAAACGGCTTGTTGATCAA GCTAAGGGCAGAATTATCATAATGCCAG GAGGAGGTATCACAGAAAGGAACCTGCAGAGAATATTAGAGGGGTCAGGGGCTCAAGAGTTTCACTGCTCAGCCCGCTCCAGCCGGGAATCTGCAATGAAGTTCAG GAACACCTGCGTCTCAATGGGAGCTTCTTTCTCAGCACCTGAGTACGGCCTGAAGGTGGCAGATGTGAGCAAAGTCCGAACTCTAAACGCAATAGCCAAAAATACCTTGTGA
- the abcc2 gene encoding canalicular multispecific organic anion transporter 1 produces the protein MCAAALEEYCGSIFWNASYLERPDPDLPVCVEQTVLVWIPLGFLWLFVPWHLVALFRRPKVNTKHLSKLYICKQLVVSLLFLTAIAHLGVTLGEDFGPNSDQSSKNAGVYYANPVLFAVTWILVLLCHEGLRREGAIDSASLFLFWLLLVVCDIFPFQTLLREALRLGEVPDVPRFSLFYISFGLELIALVLSTVADIPPEAKDFIKKNPEAGAPFLSRITFNWLNSMVLKGFKQPLVQEDMWDLNESDSTAFINERFQHFMKPELDAARVRFQNKMKKKSAKTRDSAQEDPQQNGLSSGLGKGVSQDVLMMEERGKKEDEKKKKKKDKKKEEENYPNSWLIPTLYKTFKWILIESAFFKLVQDVLTFVSPQLLKLMVSFTQDKSRHVWEGYLYAVLLMVVALLQSLTLQQYFQRCFVLGMKVRTALMAAVYKKALVVSNDTRKESTVGETVNLMSADAQRFNDVTNFIHLLWSCPLQIIISIVFLWLELGPSVLAGLGVMVLLVPINGFLATKARKIQIENMKFKDKRMKIMNELLNGVKILKLYAWEPSFQKQVEDIRGEELKVMKKFAYLTSVSTFIFSSAPALVSLATFAVFVSVSKDNVLTAEKAFTSISLFNILRFPLAMLPMLIASIVQTAVSKKRLEKFLAGEDIDSDIVRQDPSFNTAVSVCDGSFAWEKDANPLLKNVNLDIKPGQLVAVVGAVGSGKSSLMSALLGEMYSTKGFINIQGSLAFVPQQAWIQNATLRDNILFGSPHEEKRFKEVIQACALAPDLELLPGGDLTEIGEKGINLSGGQKQRVSLARATYSQADIYLLDDPLSAVDSHVGKHLFEKVIGPSGILKNKTRILVTHGISFLPYVDEIVVLENGVISEIGSYKNLRASGGAFSKFLDTYATEQSNQRNSETGEGQDTEDFELIPDGDDAQPDSALEDTVSLTLKRENSIRRSQRNGSVRLRRNTSVKKSENADEPQKGQKLIEKETMETGQVKLAVFLQYLRAMGWGYSAIVFVIYFIQTGAFVGQNLWLSDWTGDSVEYYNTTYPSWKRDTRVGVFGALGVAQGLFVFLGTLLLANASVDASRILHSKLLNNILQVPMVFFDTTPIGRVVNRFAKDIFTIDEAIPNSFRSWLLCFLGVLGTLFVICLATPFFAIVIIPLAVIYFFVQRFYVATSRQLRRLDSVSRSPIYSHFGETVSGLSVIRAYRHQERFLKHNEVTIDENLKSVYPWIVSNRWLAIRLEFVGNLVVFFSALFAVISRDSIDSGLVGLSISYALNVTQTLNWLVRMTSELETNIVAVERVSEYTELENEADWVTDTRPPQQWPEAGRVQFENYKVRYRPELDLVLHGITCDIDSTEKIGIVGRTGAGKSSLTNCLFRIIEAAEGCIRIDDVDISKIGLHDLRNRLTIIPQDPVLFSGSLRMNLDPFDKFSDEEIWRVLELSHLKSYVSGLQEGLQHEVAEGGENLSVGQRQLLCLARALLRKSRILILDEATAAVDLETDNLIQNTIRKEFSDCTVLTIAHRLHSIMDSSRVMVLDAGKIVEFDSPSNLLEKEGHFYAMAKDAGITLESNTNL, from the exons ATGTGTGCGGCAGCTCTGGAGGAGTACTGTGGGTCCATTTTTTGG AATGCTTCATATCTGGAACGACCAGACCCAGACCTCCCAGTATGTGTGGAACAGACAGTTCTTGTCTGGATACCTCTGGGCTTCCTGTGGCTCTTTGTCCCGTGGCACCTGGTGGCTCTCTTTAGAAGGCCAaaagtaaacacaaagcacCTGTCCAAGCTTTACATCTGCAAACAG CTTGTGGTGTCTCTGTTGTTCCTGACGGCCATAGCACACCTGGGAGTCACACTAGGAGAAGATTTTGGTCCAAACAGTGACCAATCTTCAAAAAATGCTGGTGTATACTACGCAAATCCGGTTTTATTTGCAGTCACATGG ATCCTTGTCCTGCTCTGCCATGAAGGATTACGACGTGAAGGAGCAATAGATTCTGcatctcttttcctcttctggTTACTCCTTGTAGTGTGTGACATCTTTCCTTTCCAGACCCTCCTACGAGAGGCTCTCAGACTG GGCGAGGTCCCTGATGTCCCACGTTTCAGCCTTTTCTACATTTCTTTTGGGCTTGAACTGATTGCACTAGTTCTTTCTACTGTGGCTGATATCCCCCCAGAAGCTAAAGACTTTATAAAAAAG aatCCTGAAGCAGGTGCACCATTTTTGAGCAGAATCACATTCAACTGGTTAAACAG TATGGTTTTAAAAGGCTTCAAACAACCTCTGGTTCAGGAGGACATGTGGGATCTGAATGAGAGTGATAGCACTGCTTTCATCAATGAGCGTTTCCAGCATTTCATGAAGCCTGAGTTGGATGCAGCTAGGGTCCGCTTCCAGAACAAGATGAAAAAGAAATCAGCTAAAACCAGAGACAGTGCCCAGGAAGACCCACAGCAAAATGGCCTTTCCAGTGGTCTGGGGAAAGGAGTCAGTCAGGATGTACTAATGATG GAGGAAAGGGGGAAGAAGgaagatgaaaagaagaaaaagaaaaaggacaaaaagaaggaggaagagaactATCCCAATTCATGGCTGATTCCCACCCTTTACAAGACCTTTAAATGGATTCTGATTGAATCTGCCTTCTTCAAACTTGTGCAAGATGTGTTAACCTTTGTCAGTCCTCAGCTCCTTAA ATTGATGGTCTCCTTCACTCAGGACAAATCCAGACATGTCTGGGAGGGCTATTTGTATGCAGTGTTGCTGATGGTAGTGGCTCTGCTACAGTCTCTGACCCTGCAGCAGTATTTCCAGCGCTGCTTTGTGTTGGGAATGAAGGTTCGCACTGCACTTATGGCTGCTGTGTacaaaaag GCATTAGTGGTGTCCAATGACACTCGTAAGGAATCAACAGTAGGGGAAACGGTGAACCTGATGTCAGCAGATGCCCAGCGCTTCAATGATGTGACCAACTTTATCCACCTGCTGTGGTCCTGCCCTCTGCAGATCATCATATCCATTGTTTTCCTGTGGCTGGAGTTAGGACCTTCTGTGTTGGCAGGACTGGGAGTGATGGTGTTATTGGTTCCAATCAATGGATTTTTGGCAACCAAGGCCAGAAAAATCCAG ATAGAGAACATGAAGTTTAAAGATAAGAGAATGAAAATCATGAATGAACTTCTAAATGGGGTCAAG ATTCTGAAGCTGTATGCTTGGGAGCCATCCTTCCAGAAGCAGGTGGAAGACATTAGAGGGGAAGAACTAAAAGTCATGAAGAAGTTTGCCTACCTGACATCCGTCTCTACCTTTatcttcagctctgctccaGCTCTG GTTTCTCTGGCCACGTTTGCAGTATTTGTTAGTGTGAGCAAGGATAATGTGTTAACTGCCGAGAAAGCTTTTACTTCCATCTCTCTCTTCAACATCCTACGATTTCCTCTTGCCATGCTGCCCATGCTCATTGCTTCCATTGTGCAA ACAGCAGTGTCTAAGAAGCGTCTGGAGAAGTTTCTGGCAGGGGAAGACATCGACAGTGACATTGTGCGCCAAGACCCCAGTTTCA ACACTGCTGTGAGTGTATGTGATGGTTCCTTTGCTTGGGAAAAAGATGCAAACCCTCTCCTGAAGAA TGTGAATTTGGACATTAAGCCTGGTCAGTTGGTTGCTGTAGTGGGAGCTGTTGGGTCAGGAAAATCGTCTCTTATGTCAGCCCTCCTTGGAGAGATGTACAGTACCAAAGGTTTTATCAACATTCAG GGCTCTCTTGCTTTTGTGCCACAGCAAGCCTGGATTCAAAATGCCACTTTGAGGGATAATATCTTGTTTGGATCTCCTCATGAGGAAAAGAGGTTCAAAGAAGTAATACAGGCCTGTGCTCTTGCCCCTGACCTTGAGCTGCTGCCTGGAGGAGACCTCACTGAGATTGGAGAGAAA GGTATCAATCTCTCAGGGGGTCAAAAGCAACGTGTGAGCTTAGCCAGAGCGACCTACAGTCAGGCTGATATTTATCTATTAGATGACCCTTTGTCTGCTGTGGACTCTCATGTAGGAAAGCATCTCTTTGAAAAAGTTATTGGACCCAGTGGAATACTTAAAAACAAG ACTCGTATCCTGGTGACTCATGGCATAAGCTTCCTGCCTTACGTGGATGAAATAGTGGTTTTGGAGAATGGAGTCATTTCTGAAATTGGATCCTATAAAAACCTTCGTGCCAGTGGAGGAGCTTTTTCTAAGTTTCTCGACACATATGCCACCGAGCAGAGCAATCAGAGAAATTCAGAAACAG GTGAGGGCCAGGACACAGAAGACTTTGAGCTCATCCCAGATGGAGACGATGCCCAACCTGACAGTGCTTTGGAGGACACTGTTTCTCTTACACTGAAGCGAGAAAACAGCATCCGCCGCAGCCAGCGCAATGGCAG TGTCAGATTAAGAAGAAATACTTCtgtaaaaaaatctgaaaatgctGATGAACCACAGAAAGGCCAGAAGCTTATAGAGAAGGAAACTATGGAAACAGGACAG GTGAAGCTTGCAGTGTTCCTGCAGTACCTGCGAGCCATGGGCTGGGGATATTCTGCCATAGTTTTTGTGATTTACTTCATCCAGACCGGTGCTTTCGTCGGTCAAAATCTGTGGCTGAGTGACTGGACCGGTGATTCTGTGGAGTACTACAACACGACATACCCTTCCTGGAAGAGGGACACAAGAGTGGGAGTGTTCGGAGCTCTTGGAGTGGCTCAGG GTCTCTTTGTGTTCCTCGGCACACTGCTCCTAGCAAATGCTTCTGTCGATGCATCTCGTATCCTGCATTCAAAACTGCTTAACAACATCCTGCAAGTTCCCATGGTTTTCTTTGACACTACACCTATTGGAAGAGTGGTCAACCGCTTTGCAAAG GACATTTTTACCATAGATGAAGCTATTCCTAATTCCTTCCGCTCCTGGCTCCTCTGTTTTCTGGGTGTACTGGGGACGCTATTTGTCATCTGCCTGGCAACTCCTTTCTTTGCCATAGTCATCATTCCTTTGGCAGTGATCTACTTCTTCGTACAG CGCTTTTATGTCGCCACTTCAAGACAGCTGCGCCGACTGGACTCGGTGTCTCGCTCACCGATATACTCTCACTTTGGTGAGACGGTGTCCGGCCTGTCAGTGATAAGAGCCTACAGGCATCAAGAAAGGTTTCTTAAACACAATGAAGTAACTATAGACGAAAACCTCAAAAGCGTTTACCCGTGGATCGTGTCTAACAG ATGGCTGGCCATACGTCTGGAGTTTGTTGGAAACCTGgtggtgtttttttctgctctgtttGCTGTCATTTCCAGAGATTCTATTGACAGTGGCCTGGTTGGCTTGTCTATATCATATGCCCTTAAT GTAACCCAGACCCTCAACTGGTTGGTTAGGATGACCTCAGAGCTGGAGACCAATATTGtagctgtggagagagtgagtgaATATACTGAGCTTGAGAATGAG GCTGACTGGGTAACTGACACTCGGCCCCCACAGCAGTGGCCAGAGGCAGGAAGAGTGCAATTTGAGAACTACAAAGTGCGTTACAGACCTGAATTGGATTTAGTGCTGCATGGAATCACTTGTGACATCGACAGCACTGAgaag ATCGGTATTGTTGGTCGCACAGGAGCTGGGAAATCAAGTCTTACCAACTGCCTGTTTAGAattattgaagctgctgaaggTTGCATCCGCATTGATGATGTAGATATCTCTAAAATAGGCCTGCATGACCTGAGAAACAGACTCACGATTATACCACAG GATCCCGTTTTGTTTTCGGGGTCACTGAGGATGAATCTGGATCCATTTGACAAGTTCAGCGATGAGGAGATTTGGAGAGTGCTGGAGCTCTCTCATCTAAAGAGCTATGTATCAGGACTGCAGGAAGGATTACAGCATGAAGTGGCAGAGGGGGGAGAAAACCTCAG TGTTGGGCAGAGGCAGCTGCTGTGTCTGGCTCGAGCACTCCTGAGAAAGTCACGTATCCTAATTCTGGATGAAGCCACGGCAGCTGTTGACCTGGAGACAGACAACCTGATTCAGAACACCATCCGCAAAGAGTTCTCAGACTGCACAGTCCTTACCATCGCCCACCGCCTGCACAGTATCATGGACAGCTCTAG GGTAATGGTGCTTGATGCTGGAAAAATAGTGGAATTTGATTCGCCGAGCAACCTGCTTGAAAAAGAAGGTCATTTCTACGCCATGGCAAAGGATGCTGGGATAACACTAGAAAGCAACACAAATTTATAA